The following are encoded together in the Pedobacter steynii genome:
- a CDS encoding DUF1508 domain-containing protein, producing MAKFQIIKDFDNKYHFNLKLKSGDIVLRSSDRTTAKIACEKQIDLVRANAKFAHRFSRQSDEQGSYFILKDADNQVLGRSGYYAYWLDMERSIAAIRSYTHDAELEDLSSQAVKEAALDLVSE from the coding sequence ATGGCAAAATTTCAGATTATAAAAGACTTTGACAACAAGTACCATTTTAACCTAAAGTTGAAATCCGGCGATATTGTATTGCGGAGTTCAGACCGTACGACTGCAAAGATCGCATGTGAAAAGCAAATTGACCTGGTTAGGGCAAATGCAAAATTCGCTCACCGTTTCAGCAGACAGTCAGACGAACAGGGTTCTTATTTTATTTTGAAAGATGCAGACAACCAGGTATTGGGCCGTAGCGGCTATTATGCCTATTGGTTGGATATGGAGCGTAGCATTGCGGCAATCAGAAGCTATACTCATGATGCAGAGCTGGAAGACCTAAGCAGTCAGGCTGTAAAAGAGGCCGCTCTGGATCTGGTAAGCGAGTAA
- a CDS encoding AraC family transcriptional regulator — protein MKVLQFTVPVANEYSIVVQEDILPYFYNYLHRHKEVQITLIIKGEGTLIAGNYTQPCKPGDIYFIGSDQPHLFRSNASHFGESYRNNIHAIHIFFDHKHNLASLLELPEMEPVKRFMEGTAFGLQVPSSHVLQISGMVKEVRDSEGLDRLLNLIKLLQSCANNIKEWKSLSTGFSNHSFTDSEGLRMNDVYQYTIDHYSEDISLHTIASIACITPHAFCKYFKRHTRKTYLSFLHEIRVNEACKKIISGDFDCISSVAYTSGFNSIITFNRVFKKITSMAPKDYIKKYKFKSAEVPINKAIGSFFVSFYVLLNDLFFLL, from the coding sequence ATGAAAGTACTTCAATTCACCGTTCCCGTTGCAAATGAATACTCTATAGTAGTACAGGAAGATATATTGCCTTACTTTTACAACTATCTGCACCGGCATAAAGAAGTACAGATTACTTTAATTATAAAAGGGGAGGGAACCTTGATTGCAGGAAATTATACCCAGCCCTGCAAACCTGGCGACATCTATTTTATAGGTAGCGATCAGCCCCATCTTTTCCGCTCCAATGCCAGTCATTTTGGCGAGAGTTACCGCAATAACATTCATGCGATCCATATCTTCTTTGATCATAAACATAACCTGGCCAGTTTGCTGGAACTTCCCGAGATGGAGCCTGTAAAAAGGTTTATGGAAGGAACTGCATTTGGTTTACAAGTGCCTTCCTCACATGTTTTGCAAATCTCCGGGATGGTAAAAGAAGTGAGGGATTCAGAAGGACTTGACCGGCTTCTGAACCTGATTAAGCTGTTGCAATCCTGTGCCAATAACATTAAAGAATGGAAATCCCTTTCCACCGGTTTTTCCAATCATTCTTTTACGGATTCCGAAGGACTGAGGATGAACGACGTATATCAGTATACCATCGATCATTATTCAGAGGATATTTCACTCCACACCATTGCTTCCATTGCCTGTATCACACCCCATGCCTTCTGCAAGTATTTTAAACGGCATACCAGGAAAACCTATTTGTCTTTCCTGCATGAAATCCGGGTAAACGAGGCCTGCAAAAAGATCATTAGTGGCGATTTTGACTGTATCTCTTCCGTGGCCTATACTTCAGGCTTCAACAGTATTATCACCTTTAACCGGGTGTTTAAGAAAATCACTTCCATGGCCCCTAAAGATTACATCAAGAAGTATAAATTTAAGAGTGCAGAAGTGCCAATTAATAAGGCAATTGGCTCTTTTTTTGTCTCTTTTTATGTGCTTTTGAATGATCTTTTCTTTTTATTATAG